The genomic interval GAGGCTGACGAGAGCGACGGGTCATTCCTGTTCCTCGACCCCAACTACGTCATCGTCACGAACATCGAGGCAGACCACCTGGACCACTACGGCACGCTCGAGGCCATCGGGGAGACGTTCTGCAAGCTCATGGCGTCCATCCCCGAGGACGGCGCCCTCATCGTCTGCGGCGAGAACCCGCGCGTGCCTGAGTTGGCGCGCTCGTGTGACCGCCGCGTCATCACGTACGGCTTCGGTCCGGAGAACGACGTCGTGTGCGCACTCAAGGACGACGCGCCGGGCGAGAACCGCTTCTCGGTCACGCTGCCGAGCGGTCTGACGTGCGAGCTGCACCTCGACCACAACCCGGGCGCGCACAACGCGCTGAACGCGACGGCGGTCATGGCGCTTGGCGACGCGCTGGGGCTCGACGCCCAAGCGTGCGCCGAGGCCCTATCGAGCTTTGCCGGCGTGCACCGCCGCTTCGAGACCGTCGGTGAACAGGACGGCATCCGCGTCATCGACGACTACGGCCATCACCCCACTGAGATCGCCGCGACGCTCAAGGCGGCGCGTCAGTTGGGGCGTGCCAAGGTGCATGTCGTGTTCCAGCCGCACCGCTACTCGCGCACGCAGATGCTGGCGGGCCAGTTCGGCCCGGCGTTCGCCGATGCGGACGACGTCGTTGTCATGGACGTGTTCTCCGCTGGCGAGATGCCCATCCCCGGCGTGTCCGGCCGCACGGTTGCCGCCGAGATCGAGCAGGCAAACCCCGGCAAGCCCGTCACGTGCATTACGAACCGCCGCGAGCTCATCGAGCACCTGCTTTCCCACGTCTCCTCCGGCGAGCTTGTCATGACGATGGGCGCGGGCGACGTCACGCTCATCGGCCCGTCCTACCTGGATGCGCTGCGCCAGCGCTCCGGAAGCGCCCGCTAGGGCACCTCGGGGCGAGGAGCGGCCGCGATGAGCGTCTCGGATGCATACGCCCGCCTGTCGGGCGCCATAGCCGGCGGCGTCGTCGCGCAGGAGCGCATGGCGCGCCACACGTCGCTGCGCACGGGCGGGCCGGCGTCGCTGTTCGTGACGTGCGACTCGTACGGCTCGCTGCGCCTGGCGACGGATGTCCTGCGCGAGGAGGGCGTGCCGTGGGTCATCATGGGCCGCGGGTGCAGCGTCATCGCCTCGGACGAGGGCTACGACGGCGCCGTCATCACGCTCGGCCGCGAGTTCCGTCGCTTCCTGTTCGACGACGAGGAGCGCATGCACGTCGGCGCGGCGACCATGTTGCAGCGCGTCGTGCAGGAGGCGTTCACGCGCGGCCTCGCGGGGCTCGAGTTTGCGGTGGGCATTCCCGGCACCGTCGGGGGCGCCGTGTCGATGAACGCGACGGACGGCGAGCGATATCTGGGCCAGCTCGTCGACGAGGTCGTGACGTTTCGCCCGGGCGAAGGCCTCGTGCGCTACGAGGGCTCCGAGATCGGGTGGTACCGCAGCTGCTCGGACATCCCGCCCCGTGAGATCGTCCTCGAGGTGGGCCTTCAGCTGACGGGGGGCGAGGCGGACCGTGCGAAACGCGCCATGGAGGGCGCGCTGGCCCGGCGTCGCGAGCGCTCTCCGCTGGGGAAGGTGACGGCGGGCGCCATATTCGCCGACCCGGCCGACCCCTGCCCCGACGGCGTCGTGCGCACGGCGGCCGAGCTCATCGAGGGCTGCGGCTGCGCGGGCCTCACGCGGGGGCGGGCCCAGGTGTCGCCCGGCGGCGCCAACCATGTCGTGAACCTCGGTGGCGCGACGGCCGCCGACGTTTCTCGGCTCATCGTGACCGTACTCTCTAAGGTGAGGCAGCGCTATGGCATCGAACTCAGGCCGGAGATCAAGTTCCTCGGCTTCCCGTCCTAGGGAGGCGTCCGCGCACACGGACGCGCTCCGCTCGGGCGCGGGCGATGCCGGCGCGCGTCCACGCTCCTCGTCGGGGCGTCCTTCGTCGTCTCGACGCCGGTCGCAGGCGGGCTCGTCCGCCTGGTCGGGCGTCACGACCGTGCGTCCGGAGGCGTTCGAGTCGAGCCCGTACGACGCCCGCCCCTCCGCGCGCGGCGGTCGTGCCGGTCGGGGGCGCCGGGAGGTCAACCCGCGCACGGCCGTCTACAACCGAACGGTGCGCGGCCTCGTGCTGAGCGTCGTGCTCATCGCGACGGTGCTCGTTCTCTATCTCGTCGTCATGTACTCCCCGCTGTTCATGATCCGCACGATAGAGGCGACGCCGACGGAGCACGTCACGAGCCAAGCCATCTCCGAGCTCGCCGCCGTCCCCGAGGGCTCGACGCTGTTCAACGTCAGCGAGCACGACATCATTGAGCGCATCGAGAAGAACCCCTGGGTCGCGTCGGTCAGCGTCACGCGGCAGTTCCCCAGTCAGCTCACCATTACGGTCACGGAGCGCACGCGCGCCGCCCTCGTCATGATGAGCAGCGGCCTGGAGGCGTGGTGGATCTCGTCTGACGGCCACTGGCTCGAGCCGTACGCCATGCAAGAGGCCACGGCGGACAACGGTGTCGCGTCCCCTTCCGACCAGGCACGCCAGGCGGCCAGCGCCGCCGGGCTCGTGTTCGTGGGCGACGTTGCGGCGACGGTCGTCCCCCAGGCGGGCACCGTCTGCGCGGACGCCGCCGTGCAAGGCGTGCTGTCGTACTGCACGACGTTCTCCGACGACATGCGCTCGCGCATCGCCTCGGCCACGGCGGCGAGCACCCAGAGCATCTCGTTCGTCCTGACGGACGGCGTCGAAGTCTCTGTGGGCGCGCCGGTGGACATCGAGTCGAAGGAACGCGTCATACTCCAGCTGCTGAGCGAGCACGCTGGTCAGGTCACGTACATCAACGTCCGTACGCCGGCGACGCCGTCCTGGCGCGGACTCGACGGGTAGGGCGGCCGATGTGCCTCGCGTGGCGGGGCGGTGAAGTCTCCCACAACATGGGGCCTGCACCTGCAGATTCGTTGACAAGTCTCATCTCGCTGTGCAACCATAAGGCGTTTAGCAGGACATATAACGTTGAAGTGAACGGTTAGATAAACGCCCCAGTCTCGACGGCTCCCTCAGGGTTTTCGCCGGGCGGCGGGAGGTCCGGGTGCCCGGCGGGCACGGTCAGCGGCAGCAACGGAGGTCACAGACGATGTACGACGTGCAGGGCGACGGCTCCAACTACATGGCAGTCATCAAGGTCGTAGGCGTGGGCGGCGGTGGCGGCAACGCCGTGAACCGCATGATCGAGGCCGGTGTCCAGGGCGTCGAGTTTGTCGCCATCAACACCGACGCGCAGGCGCTCATCGTCTCCGACGCCGACACGAAGGTGCACATCGGCACCGACCTCACGAAGGGCCTGGGCGCTGGCGCCAACCCCGAGGTGGGCCAGTCGGCCGCCGAGGAGAGCCGCGACCAGATCAAGGCCGCACTCGAGGGCGCTGACATGGTGTTCATTACGGCGGGCGAGGGCGGCGGCACCGGCACGGGCGCCGCGCCGGTCGTGGCCGACATCGCAAAGAACGACGTGGGCGCGCTGACGGTCGGCGTCGTCACGAAGCCGTTCGTGTTCGAGGGCGCCGTGCGCCGTCGCAACGCGCTCGAGGGCATCAAGCACCTCACGGAGAACGTCGACACGCTCATCACGATCCCCAACGATCGCCTGCTCGACGTCGCCGACAAGAAGCTGTCGTTCATGGACGCGTTCACGATGGCTGACGAGGTTCTGCGTCAGGGTATCCAGGGCATCACGGACCTCATCACGGTGCCTGGCCTCATCAACCTCGACTTCGCTGACGTTCGCACGATCATGAGCGACGCGGGCACGGCCATGATGGGCATCGGCGTTGGCACGGGCGACAACCGCGCCACGGACGCCGCCAACGAGGCCATCTCCTCGCGTCTGCTCGAGTCCTCGC from Coriobacteriia bacterium carries:
- a CDS encoding UDP-N-acetylmuramate--L-alanine ligase; translation: MLQTTQGATPSASTRDFERVHFIGIGGAGMSGIALVLHQRGYTVSGSDLKQSRYTRPLVRDGLDVTIGHRAETIDRVKPDVVVISSAIPETNPELMRARELGIDVWPRAKMLSYLSRGAVTIAVAGTHGKTTTSSLTATMLDKLGKSPTFLIGGIIDGYEVNGNNGDGPYFVAEADESDGSFLFLDPNYVIVTNIEADHLDHYGTLEAIGETFCKLMASIPEDGALIVCGENPRVPELARSCDRRVITYGFGPENDVVCALKDDAPGENRFSVTLPSGLTCELHLDHNPGAHNALNATAVMALGDALGLDAQACAEALSSFAGVHRRFETVGEQDGIRVIDDYGHHPTEIAATLKAARQLGRAKVHVVFQPHRYSRTQMLAGQFGPAFADADDVVVMDVFSAGEMPIPGVSGRTVAAEIEQANPGKPVTCITNRRELIEHLLSHVSSGELVMTMGAGDVTLIGPSYLDALRQRSGSAR
- the murB gene encoding UDP-N-acetylmuramate dehydrogenase, producing MSVSDAYARLSGAIAGGVVAQERMARHTSLRTGGPASLFVTCDSYGSLRLATDVLREEGVPWVIMGRGCSVIASDEGYDGAVITLGREFRRFLFDDEERMHVGAATMLQRVVQEAFTRGLAGLEFAVGIPGTVGGAVSMNATDGERYLGQLVDEVVTFRPGEGLVRYEGSEIGWYRSCSDIPPREIVLEVGLQLTGGEADRAKRAMEGALARRRERSPLGKVTAGAIFADPADPCPDGVVRTAAELIEGCGCAGLTRGRAQVSPGGANHVVNLGGATAADVSRLIVTVLSKVRQRYGIELRPEIKFLGFPS
- a CDS encoding FtsQ-type POTRA domain-containing protein encodes the protein MASNSGRRSSSSASRPREASAHTDALRSGAGDAGARPRSSSGRPSSSRRRSQAGSSAWSGVTTVRPEAFESSPYDARPSARGGRAGRGRREVNPRTAVYNRTVRGLVLSVVLIATVLVLYLVVMYSPLFMIRTIEATPTEHVTSQAISELAAVPEGSTLFNVSEHDIIERIEKNPWVASVSVTRQFPSQLTITVTERTRAALVMMSSGLEAWWISSDGHWLEPYAMQEATADNGVASPSDQARQAASAAGLVFVGDVAATVVPQAGTVCADAAVQGVLSYCTTFSDDMRSRIASATAASTQSISFVLTDGVEVSVGAPVDIESKERVILQLLSEHAGQVTYINVRTPATPSWRGLDG
- the ftsZ gene encoding cell division protein FtsZ, coding for MYDVQGDGSNYMAVIKVVGVGGGGGNAVNRMIEAGVQGVEFVAINTDAQALIVSDADTKVHIGTDLTKGLGAGANPEVGQSAAEESRDQIKAALEGADMVFITAGEGGGTGTGAAPVVADIAKNDVGALTVGVVTKPFVFEGAVRRRNALEGIKHLTENVDTLITIPNDRLLDVADKKLSFMDAFTMADEVLRQGIQGITDLITVPGLINLDFADVRTIMSDAGTAMMGIGVGTGDNRATDAANEAISSRLLESSLDGADRVLLSIAGGPDLGLHEVSDAASIVANAVSPDVNLIFGTVIDENLGDTVRITVIATGFGDASDQSKLDLDGAGQQRPFGGFGAPRQGSAAAQPSRPAAPANDSFDIPDFLKRSKF